In the genome of Drosophila yakuba strain Tai18E2 chromosome 3R, Prin_Dyak_Tai18E2_2.1, whole genome shotgun sequence, one region contains:
- the LOC6537186 gene encoding aprataxin and PNK-like factor isoform X2: MSVPEALEKVANETVAINSPEADSGTKRKSSEDVTHNGDENYDAEYSPRKRVKSEEPVASIKDETDLEVAIKIKAEPVDDAEDKDNPAPEPTSTDPTIQIKTEPADNRIPPANVMIKTEPTNNNALSAVDDSSVSSSSTRTSCRFGIRCYRRNPAHRRAEAHPGDQDYRRPDFPAPPLGTPACPYGNSCYRRNPVHFQDYSHPADCHCSQFRAKHSKSSASTTIPTAE; this comes from the exons ATGAGTGTCCCAGAGGCATTGGAAAAAGTGGCCAATGAGACGGTAGCAATTAACAGTCCGGAAGCAGATAGTGGCACTAAACGAAAATCCTCTGAAGATGTCACACACAATGGCGATGAAAATTATGACGCAGAATACAGCCCAAGAAAGCGGGTTAAATCGGAGGAACCAGTGGCATCTATTAAGGATGAAACAGATCTCGAAGTtgctattaaaataaaagctgaGCCTGTGGACGATGCGGAGGATAAAGATAATCCCGCTCCCGAGCCCACAAGCACAGATCCCACGATCCAGATTAAAACCGAACCAGCGGACAATAGAATTCCACCTGCAAATGTGATGATAAAGACCGAACCCACAAATAACAATGCACTGAGCGCCGTCGACGACTCTTCCGTATCCTCGAGCAGCACTAGGACTTCTTGTCGCTTCGGCATACGATGCTACAG GCGAAATCCAGCTCATCGAAGGGCAGAAGCTCATCCGGGCGACCAGGACTACCGGCGACCAGATTTTCCAGCGCCTCCCCTTGGAACTCCAGCTTGTCCTTACGGGAACTCTTGCTATCGCCGTAACCCAGTTCACTTCCAGGATTACTCCCATCCGGCGGATT GTCACTGTAGTCAATTCCGCGCAAAACATTCGAAATCGTCTGCGTCAACGACGATCCCAACGGCAGAATGA
- the LOC6537186 gene encoding aprataxin and PNK-like factor isoform X1, whose translation MSVPEALEKVANETVAINSPEADSGTKRKSSEDVTHNGDENYDAEYSPRKRVKSEEPVASIKDETDLEVAIKIKAEPVDDAEDKDNPAPEPTSTDPTIQIKTEPADNRIPPANVMIKTEPTNNNALSAVDDSSVSSSSTRTSCRFGIRCYRRNPAHRRAEAHPGDQDYRRPDFPAPPLGTPACPYGNSCYRRNPVHFQDYSHPADFNSAQNIRNRLRQRRSQRQNDDDSCTDEEDEPFGGDNDKDADYRPGADIDEDEDDDLEFDSQRISGDDFD comes from the exons ATGAGTGTCCCAGAGGCATTGGAAAAAGTGGCCAATGAGACGGTAGCAATTAACAGTCCGGAAGCAGATAGTGGCACTAAACGAAAATCCTCTGAAGATGTCACACACAATGGCGATGAAAATTATGACGCAGAATACAGCCCAAGAAAGCGGGTTAAATCGGAGGAACCAGTGGCATCTATTAAGGATGAAACAGATCTCGAAGTtgctattaaaataaaagctgaGCCTGTGGACGATGCGGAGGATAAAGATAATCCCGCTCCCGAGCCCACAAGCACAGATCCCACGATCCAGATTAAAACCGAACCAGCGGACAATAGAATTCCACCTGCAAATGTGATGATAAAGACCGAACCCACAAATAACAATGCACTGAGCGCCGTCGACGACTCTTCCGTATCCTCGAGCAGCACTAGGACTTCTTGTCGCTTCGGCATACGATGCTACAG GCGAAATCCAGCTCATCGAAGGGCAGAAGCTCATCCGGGCGACCAGGACTACCGGCGACCAGATTTTCCAGCGCCTCCCCTTGGAACTCCAGCTTGTCCTTACGGGAACTCTTGCTATCGCCGTAACCCAGTTCACTTCCAGGATTACTCCCATCCGGCGGATT TCAATTCCGCGCAAAACATTCGAAATCGTCTGCGTCAACGACGATCCCAACGGCAGAATGATGATGACTCATGCACGGATGAGGAGGATGAACCCTTTGGAGGCGACAATGACAAGGATGCGGACTACCGTCCCGGCGCAGACATAGACGAAGATGAGGATGATGATCTGGAGTTTGATAGCCAACGCATAAGTGGCGATGACTTTGATTAG
- the LOC6537187 gene encoding translin-associated protein X has protein sequence MPKNGSAGHRNNAPRKRQVPVAQLDEENPIVQQFRIYSNELTMKHDRHERIVKLSRDITIESKRMIFLLHSIDSRKQNKEKVLEEARQRLTKLIEVNFRAVALELRDQDVYQFRSSYSPGLQEFIEAYTYMEYLCHEDAEGENGTKSVSDWQAIQAVMQYVEQSSKPKEEPTEGEDVPAIAQDESPKKFQFFVDPTEYILGLSDLTGELMRRCINSLGSGDTDACLETCKTLQHFYTGYISLNCQRARELWRKITTMRQSVLKAENVCYNVKVRGGEAAKWGATFDQKPADEVDEGFY, from the exons ATGCCGAAAAACGGAAGTGCTGGTCATCGGAATAATGCCCCTAGGAAGCGCCAAGTGCCGGTTGCCCAGCTGGACGAAGAGAATCCCATTGTCCAACAATTTCGAATTTATTCCAATGAATTGACTATGAAACACGATCGCCACGAGCGGATTGTCAAGCTTAGCCGCGACATTACCATCGAGTCTAAGCGGATGATCTTTCTACTGCACTCCATTGACTCGCGTAAGCAGAATAAGGAGAAGGTCCTGGAGGAGGCACGTCAGCGTCTGACCAAGCTAATCGAAGTGAACTTCAGGGCTGTAGCCCTGGAACTGCGCGACCAGGATGTCTACCAGTTTCGCAGCTCCTACTCTCCCGGACTGCAAGAGTTTATCGAGGCCTACACCTACATGGAGTACCTGTGCCACGAGGATGCCGAGGGTGAGAACGGAACCAAGAGCGTTTCTGATTGGCAGGCCATTCAGGCGGTGATGCAGTACGTCGAGCAAAGCAGCAAGCCAAAGGAAGAACCAACTGAAGGCGAAGATGTGCCGGCTATAGCTCAGGACGAGAGCCCCAAGAAATTCCAGTTCTTCGTGGACCCCACGGAATACATACTGGGACTTTCCGATCTAACAGGGGAACTAATGCGACGCTGCATAAACTCGCTGGGCAGTGGTGATACAGATGCCTGTTTGGAGACCTGCAAGACCTTGCAGCATTTCTACACTGG TTACATAAGTCTGAACTGTCAGAGAGCTCGGGAACTTTGGCGTAAGATCACTACCATGAGGCAGAGCGTTCTTAAGGCCGAGAATGTCTGCTACAATGTAAAAGTTCGCGGTGGAGAGGCTGCCAAATGGGGCGCCACTTTTGATCAAAAGCCAGCTGATGAAGTGGACGAGGGCTTCTACTAA
- the LOC6537188 gene encoding conserved oligomeric Golgi complex subunit 2, with amino-acid sequence MHDPVKKSAHLTAGSTSTAEKLCFDKNEFMKANFSVDEFLHKNRNAPSLEQLRDNLGLYLKGLRAAMIDLINEDYADFVNLSANLVGLDQNIKTIQQPLEQFRSDIESIHGLIDENVTELRAQLEEKRQLREFKRGLQSLKKVYETINKLQDLIDRKLSGEQPIKAVDLERAALDLIQLKFHEKHCSKHLSPEHQGKIQQLEGQLHQHLRRFFNDALSQARNSAPESLERCLRIYITLNACDQAESAFREDVVAPYMAGVIGEQQLQNSPQGLAGIYSKILNFISLHMTDLLRLTLYSDKFPGFNFVVNSYWSDVETRLELHMNSIFAPGNSEVFYVKYKCTRDFLGKIEELLTCSGEQAVTFYRQHKQTKNFEARWNLPVYFQICFQEIAGKFEAQLEPVLQDDSLKDNLTDKDYKISAFNAAKEAMTRCWAEGVYLPEVFPKFYKLNVQTVLRLSRWITDAIALSKDSNFSKPYTRNQLLIALHADICKLDAYLPELQQLIIKSVPTDQRTNIFSDVLAKSMSCLADTLAAHLTNIQKTLVELLIGECETENVRQVNDLPRLYRKTNREVPTRCSSYVEQMLRPLKAFAQQNESQLGTLVVEQILSEVASHITKAYFNVVSDVLTSVQKTEESLRRLRNVKSGGSATVSTGSSAVMSDDDKIRVQLRVDVTSWRQELGKLNFQATQIDRLVELTNMVEDSIKLKDNSA; translated from the exons ATGCATGATCCGGTCAAGAAGTCAGCTCACTTGACCGCTGGCTCCACCAGCACAGCGGAGAAACTGTGCTTCGACAAGAATGAGTTTATGAAG GCCAACTTCTCGGTGGATGAGTTTCTGCACAAGAACCGCAATGCACCCAGTCTGGAACAGCTTCGCGACAACCTGGGACTTTATCTCAAAGGTTTGCGGGCGGCTATGATCGATTTGATCAACGAGGACTACGCAGACTTTGTAAACTTGAGCGCAAACCTGGTGGGACTGGACCAGAATATAAAGACCATCCAACAGCCATTGGAGCAGTTCCGCAGCGACATCGAGAGCATTCACGGCTTGATAGACGAGAACGTGACCGAGCTGCGGGCTCAGTTGGAGGAGAAGCGGCAGCTTCGCGAGTTTAAACGCGGACTGCAAAGCCTAAAGAAGGTGTATGAGACCATTAACAAGCTTCAGGATCTAATAGACCGAAAGCTCAGCGGAGAACAGCCAATTAAGGCCGTTGACCTAGAGCGCGCTGCCCTGGACCTGATTCAGTTGAAGTTCCATGAAAAACACTGCTCCAAGCACTTAAGCCCCGAGCATCAAGGAAAGATCCAACAACTCGAAGGGCAACTGCATCAGCATCTGCGACGCTTCTTCAATGACGCTCTTAGTCAGGCCCGCAACTCGGCACCGGAATCCTTGGAGCGCTGCTTGCGCATCTACATAACTCTAAATGCCTGTGACCAGGCTGAGAGCGCCTTCCGCGAGGATGTGGTGGCACCGTATATGGCGGGCGTCATTGGAGAACAACAGTTGCAAAACTCGCCACAGGGATTGGCTGGCATCTACAGCAAGATTCTCAACTTTATATCGCTGCATATGACGGATCTGCTGCGCCTTACTCTTTACTCAGATAAGTTTCCGGGCTTTAACTTCGTGGTTAATAGTTACTGGTCTGATGTGGAGACGCGCCTTGAACTGCACATGAATTCCATATTTGCGCCTGGCAACTCGGAGGTGTTTTATGTGAAATACAAGTGTACTCGCGACTTCCTGGGTAAAATTGAGGAGCTGTTGACCTGCTCCGGCGAGCAGGCCGTGACGTTCTATCGCCAgcacaagcaaacaaaaaacttcgAGGCTCGCTGGAATCTTCCGGTTTACTTCCAAATATGCTTTCAA GAAATTGCCGGTAAATTTGAAGCCCAGTTGGAGCCGGTGCTCCAGGATGACAGTTTAAAAGATAATCTTACCGATAAGGACTACAAAATATCCGCATTTAATGCTGCGAAGGAGGCTATGACACGGTGTTGGGCCGAAGGAGTTTACCTCCCCGAAGTATTTCCGAAATTTTACAAACTTAATGTACAGACGGTGCTGCGTCTTTCGCGGTGGATCACGGATGCAATTGCTCTGTCCAAGGACAGCAATTTTTCAAAGCCCTACACTCGTAACCAGTTGCTTATTGCCCTCCATGCAGACATTTGCAAGCTTGACGCGTACCTGCCAGAGCTTCAGCAATTGATTATTAAATCAGTGCCTACTGATCAGCGAACGAACATTTTTAGCGATGTCTTGGCCAAATCGATGTCCTGCTTAGCCGACACGCTAGCTGCGCATTTGACTAACATACAAAAGACCTTGGTGGAGTTGCTGATCGGAGAATGCGAAACGGAAAATGTGCGCCAGGTAAACGACTTGCCGCGCTTGTATCGCAAGACGAATCGAGAGGTTCCCACGCGATGTTCGAGCTATGTGGAGCAAATGCTTCGACCCCTGAAGGCTTTTGCCCAGCAGAACGAGTCCCAGCTTGGCACCCTGGTGGTGGAACAGATATTGTCGGAGGTTGCTAGTCACATAACCAAGGC gTACTTCAATGTGGTGAGCGATGTGCTTACATCCGTGCAGAAAACCGAAGAGTCATTGCGACGCCTGCGAAATGTAAAAAGTGGTGGATCCGCGACTGTGTCGACTGGAAGCTCGGCTGTCATGTCTGACGATGATAAGATTCGCGTCCAACTGCGAGTGGACGTCACATCCTGGAGGCAGGAGCTGGGTAAACTAAACTTTCAGGCCACCCAGATCGATAGGCTAGTCGAGTTGACAAACATGGTGGAGGACAGCATCAAGCTAAAGGATAACAGCGCTTAG
- the LOC6537189 gene encoding 3-hydroxyisobutyryl-CoA hydrolase, mitochondrial isoform X1 — translation MQGPIQRLVYTFGQRTCSQLPIIGSAAISNTKPTTMALSVRQSSSSVLATESSNKGMIILNRPKALNAINLEMVRKIYKHLKKCEKSKSLVIIKGTGEKAFCAGGDVRALVEAGPTDESKSFFREEYSTNALIGNYKIPYIAIIDGITMGGGVGLSVHGKYRVASDRTLFAMPETAIGLFPDVGGSYFLPRLQGKLGLYLGLTGYRLRGGDVFYSGIATHYCESSKIPDLETALLNCPDADDVPELLQKYHSTPEKPFSLQPVLEQINKNFSADSVEGILENLQNDGSEWAKKTLETLSKMSPTSMKVTFRQLELGSQLSLAQCLIMEYRLAVRHLERSDFKEGVRALLIDKDQKPQWQPTKLADVTEEHVQWFFRKLPDTEELKLE, via the exons ATG CAGGGCCCAATTCAAAGGTTGGTGTACACATTCGGTCAGCGCACCTGTAGCCAATTGCCGATTATCGGCTCAGCAGCGATATCCAACACCaaaccaacaacaatggcCCTCTCCGTCCGCCAATCCTCCTCCTCCGTGCTGGCCACGGAGTCCTCCAACAAGGGAATGATTATTCTGAATCGTCCCAAGGCGCTTAACGCCATTAACTTGGAGATGGTACGTAAGATCTACAAGCACCTGAAGAAGTGCGAGAAGTCCAAGTCGCTGGTGATCATCAAGGGCACAGGTGAAAAGGCCTTCTGTGCCGGTGGAGATGTGCGTGCTCTGGTCGAGGCGGGACCCACGGATGAATCAAAGAGCTTTTTCCGGGAGGAGTACAGCACGAATGCCCTGATCGGAAACTATAAGATTCCCTATATCGCCATCATCGACGGTATTACTATGGGCGGTGGCGTGGGTCTGAGTGTGCACGGCAAGTACCGTGTGGCCAGCGATCGGACGCTGTTCGCCATGCCCGAGACGGCGATTGGCCTCTTCCCGGATGTGGGTGGATCATACTTCCTGCCTCGACTGCAGGGAAAGTTGGGCCTTTACCTGGGTCTCACTGGATATCGACTGCGCGGAGGCGATGTCTTTTACTCGGGCATTGCCACACACTATTGCGAGAGCAGCAAGATCCCCGATCTCGAGACGGCGCTGCTTAACTGCCCGGATGCGGATGATGTGCCTGAGCTGCTGCAGAAGTACCATTCCACGCCAGAAAAGCCCTTCTCGCTGCAGCCTGTCCTGGAGCAGATCAACAAGAACTTTTCGGCGGATTCGGTGGAGGGGATTCTGGAGAATCTTCAGAATGACGGCAGTGAATGGGCCAAGAAAACGCTTGAG ACCCTCTCGAAGATGTCTCCCACCTCGATGAAGGTTACATTCCGTCAGCTAGAGCTCGGATCACAGCTATCTTTGGCTCAGTGTCTTATTATGGAGTATCGTCTGGCCGTGCGTCACTTGGAGCGCAGTGATTTCAAGGAAGGAGTTCGCGCTCTGCTCATCGACAAGGATCAGAAGCCCCAGTGGCAGCCAACTAAGCTGGCCGATGTTACAGAGGAGCATGTGCAGTGGTTCTTCCGCAAGCTGCCGGATACCGAGGAACTCAAGCT CGAATAA
- the LOC6537189 gene encoding 3-hydroxyisobutyryl-CoA hydrolase, mitochondrial isoform X3 yields the protein MGPIQRLVYTFGQRTCSQLPIIGSAAISNTKPTTMALSVRQSSSSVLATESSNKGMIILNRPKALNAINLEMVRKIYKHLKKCEKSKSLVIIKGTGEKAFCAGGDVRALVEAGPTDESKSFFREEYSTNALIGNYKIPYIAIIDGITMGGGVGLSVHGKYRVASDRTLFAMPETAIGLFPDVGGSYFLPRLQGKLGLYLGLTGYRLRGGDVFYSGIATHYCESSKIPDLETALLNCPDADDVPELLQKYHSTPEKPFSLQPVLEQINKNFSADSVEGILENLQNDGSEWAKKTLETLSKMSPTSMKVTFRQLELGSQLSLAQCLIMEYRLAVRHLERSDFKEGVRALLIDKDQKPQWQPTKLADVTEEHVQWFFRKLPDTEELKLE from the exons ATG GGCCCAATTCAAAGGTTGGTGTACACATTCGGTCAGCGCACCTGTAGCCAATTGCCGATTATCGGCTCAGCAGCGATATCCAACACCaaaccaacaacaatggcCCTCTCCGTCCGCCAATCCTCCTCCTCCGTGCTGGCCACGGAGTCCTCCAACAAGGGAATGATTATTCTGAATCGTCCCAAGGCGCTTAACGCCATTAACTTGGAGATGGTACGTAAGATCTACAAGCACCTGAAGAAGTGCGAGAAGTCCAAGTCGCTGGTGATCATCAAGGGCACAGGTGAAAAGGCCTTCTGTGCCGGTGGAGATGTGCGTGCTCTGGTCGAGGCGGGACCCACGGATGAATCAAAGAGCTTTTTCCGGGAGGAGTACAGCACGAATGCCCTGATCGGAAACTATAAGATTCCCTATATCGCCATCATCGACGGTATTACTATGGGCGGTGGCGTGGGTCTGAGTGTGCACGGCAAGTACCGTGTGGCCAGCGATCGGACGCTGTTCGCCATGCCCGAGACGGCGATTGGCCTCTTCCCGGATGTGGGTGGATCATACTTCCTGCCTCGACTGCAGGGAAAGTTGGGCCTTTACCTGGGTCTCACTGGATATCGACTGCGCGGAGGCGATGTCTTTTACTCGGGCATTGCCACACACTATTGCGAGAGCAGCAAGATCCCCGATCTCGAGACGGCGCTGCTTAACTGCCCGGATGCGGATGATGTGCCTGAGCTGCTGCAGAAGTACCATTCCACGCCAGAAAAGCCCTTCTCGCTGCAGCCTGTCCTGGAGCAGATCAACAAGAACTTTTCGGCGGATTCGGTGGAGGGGATTCTGGAGAATCTTCAGAATGACGGCAGTGAATGGGCCAAGAAAACGCTTGAG ACCCTCTCGAAGATGTCTCCCACCTCGATGAAGGTTACATTCCGTCAGCTAGAGCTCGGATCACAGCTATCTTTGGCTCAGTGTCTTATTATGGAGTATCGTCTGGCCGTGCGTCACTTGGAGCGCAGTGATTTCAAGGAAGGAGTTCGCGCTCTGCTCATCGACAAGGATCAGAAGCCCCAGTGGCAGCCAACTAAGCTGGCCGATGTTACAGAGGAGCATGTGCAGTGGTTCTTCCGCAAGCTGCCGGATACCGAGGAACTCAAGCT CGAATAA
- the LOC6537189 gene encoding 3-hydroxyisobutyryl-CoA hydrolase, mitochondrial isoform X2, whose translation MQGPIQRLVYTFGQRTCSQLPIIGSAAISNTKPTTMALSVRQSSSSVLATESSNKGMIILNRPKALNAINLEMVRKIYKHLKKCEKSKSLVIIKGTGEKAFCAGGDVRALVEAGPTDESKSFFREEYSTNALIGNYKIPYIAIIDGITMGGGVGLSVHGKYRVASDRTLFAMPETAIGLFPDVGGSYFLPRLQGKLGLYLGLTGYRLRGGDVFYSGIATHYCESSKIPDLETALLNCPDADDVPELLQKYHSTPEKPFSLQPVLEQINKNFSADSVEGILENLQNDGSEWAKKTLETLSKMSPTSMKVTFRQLELGSQLSLAQCLIMEYRLAVRHLERSDFKEGVRALLIDKDQKPQWQPTKLADVTEEHVQWFFRKLPDTEELKL comes from the exons ATG CAGGGCCCAATTCAAAGGTTGGTGTACACATTCGGTCAGCGCACCTGTAGCCAATTGCCGATTATCGGCTCAGCAGCGATATCCAACACCaaaccaacaacaatggcCCTCTCCGTCCGCCAATCCTCCTCCTCCGTGCTGGCCACGGAGTCCTCCAACAAGGGAATGATTATTCTGAATCGTCCCAAGGCGCTTAACGCCATTAACTTGGAGATGGTACGTAAGATCTACAAGCACCTGAAGAAGTGCGAGAAGTCCAAGTCGCTGGTGATCATCAAGGGCACAGGTGAAAAGGCCTTCTGTGCCGGTGGAGATGTGCGTGCTCTGGTCGAGGCGGGACCCACGGATGAATCAAAGAGCTTTTTCCGGGAGGAGTACAGCACGAATGCCCTGATCGGAAACTATAAGATTCCCTATATCGCCATCATCGACGGTATTACTATGGGCGGTGGCGTGGGTCTGAGTGTGCACGGCAAGTACCGTGTGGCCAGCGATCGGACGCTGTTCGCCATGCCCGAGACGGCGATTGGCCTCTTCCCGGATGTGGGTGGATCATACTTCCTGCCTCGACTGCAGGGAAAGTTGGGCCTTTACCTGGGTCTCACTGGATATCGACTGCGCGGAGGCGATGTCTTTTACTCGGGCATTGCCACACACTATTGCGAGAGCAGCAAGATCCCCGATCTCGAGACGGCGCTGCTTAACTGCCCGGATGCGGATGATGTGCCTGAGCTGCTGCAGAAGTACCATTCCACGCCAGAAAAGCCCTTCTCGCTGCAGCCTGTCCTGGAGCAGATCAACAAGAACTTTTCGGCGGATTCGGTGGAGGGGATTCTGGAGAATCTTCAGAATGACGGCAGTGAATGGGCCAAGAAAACGCTTGAG ACCCTCTCGAAGATGTCTCCCACCTCGATGAAGGTTACATTCCGTCAGCTAGAGCTCGGATCACAGCTATCTTTGGCTCAGTGTCTTATTATGGAGTATCGTCTGGCCGTGCGTCACTTGGAGCGCAGTGATTTCAAGGAAGGAGTTCGCGCTCTGCTCATCGACAAGGATCAGAAGCCCCAGTGGCAGCCAACTAAGCTGGCCGATGTTACAGAGGAGCATGTGCAGTGGTTCTTCCGCAAGCTGCCGGATACCGAGGAACTCAAGCTGTAA